A stretch of the Poseidonibacter parvus genome encodes the following:
- a CDS encoding DEAD/DEAH box helicase → MQLIIGSQVKLIDGTIEKIFPYGEVLSLLSKFKNICTDIKWNVNVPARDKCQIIKNQATINIKNFQARDFQQACIDKFTRTTLTGYIYAPTGSGKTNIAAYLIAKRNIRTLFIVPKYDLVKQTKKRFQDILDIDPSMIGELSSSKKEFGAPILITTWQSLNNEATLQRVKEDKYSQIICDEMHKASASVYYDVVSSIPAMYKHGLTATPYRNNIKNEQKLYDLVGEERASVDIIDLYKNGFLVQPNIRFKNTNYKIDIEQEYLRTLDFNIKLGMLKKNIDKSKKRKEFILNDIKNSLKFERNKFKSNQSVVLVNTLELGQTLKEELSSSYNVLYIDASTKAKQRNEIFSDLTENKITDYVLIGTSKLLGEGTDIPSIKNVFCASPAYPPFEDTARLQQIIGRAMRPFKNKNSANIIIYNDETTGWINKKKNEVLDIVINNVKPIIN, encoded by the coding sequence ATCTTCCCTTATGGCGAAGTCTTGTCATTGTTAAGTAAATTTAAGAATATTTGTACTGATATAAAATGGAACGTAAATGTACCCGCTAGAGATAAGTGTCAAATTATAAAAAATCAAGCAACTATTAATATTAAGAATTTTCAAGCACGAGATTTCCAACAAGCTTGTATTGATAAATTTACAAGAACTACACTTACAGGCTATATTTACGCTCCTACAGGTTCTGGAAAAACAAACATAGCTGCATATTTAATTGCTAAAAGAAATATAAGAACACTTTTTATTGTTCCTAAATATGATTTAGTAAAGCAAACAAAAAAAAGATTTCAAGATATTTTAGATATTGACCCATCAATGATAGGTGAACTTAGCTCTTCAAAAAAAGAGTTTGGAGCTCCTATATTAATCACTACATGGCAATCATTAAACAATGAAGCAACATTACAAAGAGTTAAAGAAGATAAATACTCACAGATTATTTGTGATGAGATGCATAAAGCTAGTGCAAGTGTTTATTATGACGTTGTATCTTCAATTCCTGCTATGTATAAACATGGTCTTACTGCAACACCATATAGAAATAATATCAAAAATGAACAAAAACTTTATGATTTAGTTGGAGAAGAGAGGGCAAGTGTTGATATTATTGATTTATATAAAAATGGCTTTTTAGTACAACCCAATATAAGATTTAAAAATACAAATTATAAAATCGATATAGAACAAGAATACTTGCGAACATTAGATTTTAATATAAAACTAGGAATGCTTAAGAAAAATATTGATAAATCAAAAAAGAGAAAAGAATTTATACTAAATGATATTAAAAATTCTCTAAAGTTCGAAAGAAACAAGTTTAAGTCTAATCAATCTGTAGTTTTAGTCAATACTCTTGAATTGGGACAAACATTGAAAGAAGAATTATCATCTTCTTATAATGTATTATATATTGATGCAAGTACAAAAGCAAAACAAAGAAATGAGATATTTTCTGATTTGACAGAAAACAAAATTACAGATTATGTTTTAATAGGAACTTCAAAACTTCTAGGAGAAGGTACTGATATTCCTTCTATTAAAAATGTATTTTGCGCAAGTCCTGCCTACCCTCCTTTTGAAGATACAGCACGTTTACAACAAATCATAGGAAGAGCTATGAGACCATTTAAAAATAAAAACAGTGCAAATATAATCATTTACAATGATGAAACAACAGGTTGGATAAATAAAAAGAAAAATGAAGTTTTAGATATTGTAATTAACAATGTTAAACCAATTATAAATTAA